CCACCAGTCCATCTTATGTTAATAAAATTAACTGAAAAAATCAAAAAATCTTTTAAAAAAGGAAATGTTCACAATTAACGAAAAACACCGAAATATCAAGCATTCTGTCATGTTGTTGTAATATTCATGTTACAGGAATGTAAAAAAAATTCAAAAAAAGGGTGTACAGATTTTTCAGAATATGTATAATAAACCTTGTACCAATTTTTCAGAAAATTTAGGGAGGTCATTTCTAGTGAAGAAGAACAAGTTATTTTGGCTACTTAGCCTAATGTTAGTACTTTCTGTGTTCTTAGCTGCTTGTGGCGATGGTGAAGACCAAAACAACGACGGCGAAAAAGAGCCAGGCGAAGTAACTACAGATGATGGCAATGGCGAAGGCGATGGCGAAGAAGCGCTTGACGCAGAACAAGTTTTAAACTTAATCGAAGGTGCTGAGATTCCATCAGTTGACTCTGCTGTTGCAGAAGACCAAGTTGGTTTCGTAGTATTAAATAACACTCAAGAAGGTTTATTCCGTTTAAACCAAGAGAACGTAGCGATCCCAGCAATTGCTGCAGGTGAGCCTGAAATCTCTGAAGATGGTTTAACGTATACTTTCAAAATTCGTGAGGATGCGAAATGGTCAAATGGCGATGCTGTTACAGCAAAAGATTTCGAATTTGCTTGGAAACGCGCTATCGACCCAGCAACTGGATCTCCTTACGGTCCTTACATGATGTCTGGCGTACTTAAAAACGCTGAAAAAATCGCTGCTGGCGAAATGGACAAAGCTGAGTTAGGTGTTAAAGCTGAAGACGATACTACTTTAGTAGTTAACCTTGAGCGTCCAGTACCTTACTTCTTATCTTTAATGTCTTTCGGTACTTTCTACCCTCAAAATGAGGCGTTCGTAACTGAACAAGGCGAAAACTATGCAACTAACTCTGACACTGTGATTTCAAACGGTCCTTTCTTACTTACTGAGTGGGATGGAACTGGATTATCATGGGTTTACAAAAAGAACGACTCTTACTGGGATGCTGAATCAGTTAAGTTAACTCAAATTAACTGGGACGTAGTAAAAGAAAACTCTACAGCAGTTAACCTTTATACTACTGGTGAAAAAGATCGTACTGGTCTTTCTGGTGAGTATGCAATGCAATATGCTAACGATCCTGACTTAATTAAAATTCCGGATACATCTGTATTCTACTTAAAATTCAACCAAGA
The Paenisporosarcina cavernae genome window above contains:
- a CDS encoding peptide ABC transporter substrate-binding protein, whose translation is MKKNKLFWLLSLMLVLSVFLAACGDGEDQNNDGEKEPGEVTTDDGNGEGDGEEALDAEQVLNLIEGAEIPSVDSAVAEDQVGFVVLNNTQEGLFRLNQENVAIPAIAAGEPEISEDGLTYTFKIREDAKWSNGDAVTAKDFEFAWKRAIDPATGSPYGPYMMSGVLKNAEKIAAGEMDKAELGVKAEDDTTLVVNLERPVPYFLSLMSFGTFYPQNEAFVTEQGENYATNSDTVISNGPFLLTEWDGTGLSWVYKKNDSYWDAESVKLTQINWDVVKENSTAVNLYTTGEKDRTGLSGEYAMQYANDPDLIKIPDTSVFYLKFNQERNGKPNALANVNIREAVAKSFNKQDLTDVVLANGSVPANYLVPVDFAFDADAVDFREVNGDMAEFNAEEAKAAWEKGLAELGVEEVTLELLGGDSDLSKKMDEYMKSQMETNLPGLTVTLKEVPFNVRLELDDAQDYDIQFAGWGPDYQDPMTFVDLFVTGSPQNNMGYSSEEFDGLIEKAKGELAMDPEARWQAMADAEKLLVAEDYAIAPVYQRAGVGLSKPYVKGIVKHPFGGDYSYKWAYISGKGE